The following nucleotide sequence is from Halobacillus mangrovi.
TCAGGCGTGGTTCCACTCTGTTTGGGAAAAGTCATTCCCCACTTGGTCCTTGATAACGGAAGGTACCCGCTTCAACCTACTTCGTTCGGCTGAAGACTCCGAGGTGCATTTCGAAGACTTCCCTTAAAATCACTTCCAGCCACGGTGATTTTCTCTGGGTAAGGGCACTTTCTTCTACTTCTCCTCATCAACGTTTCGTATAGGTATCTTTACTATATGACAAATCCAAGCATTTGTGAACGGATTAGTTTTGCAACTTACTTAAAACATCGTCCAAGCGGACCGTTACCGTTTCTACTCCTAACAAGTGAATGGCATTCGGAAGCTCAGGACCATGGGTCTGGCCTGTTGTCGCTACACGGATTGGCATAAAGAGTTTCTTGCCTTTATGACCTGTTTCTTTCTGTACGGCTTTGATTTGCTTTTTGATGTTATCCGGTGTGAATTCTTCAAGCTCTTGAAGGTTCTTCTTGAACGTTTCCAACACTTCAGGTACTTGCTCGCCTTCTAATACATTCATAGCTTCATCGTCGTATTCGATCTCTTGCTTGAAGAACAGTTCTGTAAGCTCTACAATTTCCGCTCCGTAGCTAAGCTGCTCCTGATAGAGTGAAATCAATTCATGAGCCCACTTCTTATCTTCTTCGGTCATATCCTTGGAAAGACGTCCTGCTTCAATTAAATGAGGCAGCGTCAGCTCAACCACGCGGTCAAAGTCTGCTGCTTTAATGTACTGGTTGTTCATCCATTTCAACTTAGCAGGATCAAAAACCGCTGGTGAAGTGGATAGACGTTCCGCGTCAAAAATCTCCACAAGCTTCTCTTGAGTGAAGATCTCTTCTTCACCAACTGGTGACCATCCAAGTAAAGTAATAAAGTTGAACAATGCCTCAGGCAAGTATCCCAGATTTTTATACTGTTCGATAAACTGGAGAATATGCTCATCCCGTTTACTTAGCTTCTTACGATTTTCGTTTAAAATGAGAGTCATATGTCCAAATTTCGGAGGCTCCCACCCGAACGCTTCATAGACCATCATCTGCTTCGGTGTGTTGGAGATATGTTCTTCCCCGCGAAGCACATGAGTAATGTTCATCAAATGATCATCGATCGCTACGGCAAAGTTATACGTAGGTGTACCGTTCTTTTTCACTATAACCCAGTCACCGAAGTCGCTGGATTCGAACGTTATGTCTTCACGGACAATATCATTGAACTTGTACGTATGATTTTCAGGCACGCGAATACGGATACTCGGCTCGCGTCCTTCTGCTTCAAACTGTTCGATCTCTTCTTGAGTCAAATTACTGTGGGCACCTGAGTATTTAGGTGCTTCTCCTCGAGCGATTTGAGCTTCACGTTCTGCTTCAAGCTCCTCAGCTGTCATATAACATTTGTAAGCAAGACCGCGCTCAAGTAGCTCATCAACGTATTTTTGATATATATCAAGACGCTCCATTTGACGGTAAGGTCCGTACTCACCGCCCTTGTTCGGGCTCTCTTCCCACTCAACACCCAACCATTTCAGGTAGTTCAGCTGGCTTTCTTCTCCACCCTTCACGTTACGTTTTTCATCTGTATCCTCAATGCGGATGACCATTTTTCCTCCTGCATTTTTTGCATACAAATAATTGAACAAGGCTGTTCTCGCGTTTCCTATATGGAGATTTCCTGTTGGACTAGGTGCGTAGCGCACACGTACTTCATTCGACATAATTGTTCCCCTTTCCTAATTCCGAACTCTATCCTGATGTTATTTTATCATTTTTTGTTTAAGATTGTTGATTATTTTGCAAAAGGACAACTGCCTGTGCAGCAATTCCTTCTTTCCTTCCTGTAAACCCGAGTTTTTCAGTCGTTGTAGCTTTGACGTTAATGCGTCCAACTTCAACATCGAGAAGGCGGGCAATATTACTTTGGATTTCTTCGATATATGGAGCCATCTTAGGAGCCTGAGCAATAACCGTACAGTCCATATTTCCAAGGGTATACCCACGTTCTTTTACAATCGTCCAGACATGCTGCAGCAGTTTCCCTGAATCTGCGTCCTTGAACTCCGCATCTGTATCAGGAAAATGCTTACCAATGTCCCCTTCACCGATGGCTCCTAAGCAAGCATCAGCAACCGTGTGAAGCAAAACATCTGCATCTGAGTGGCCGAGCAGCCCTTTTTCATAAGGGATTTCAACCCCTCCGATGATACACTTTCGTCCTTCTGTTAACTGATGAACATCAAACCCTTGTCCAATTCGAAACATAGATGGGTCCTCCACCTTTCTCTCACGTTGGTTTTTCACATAAGATTCAGCTTTATGTAAGTCCTCAGGAGTTGTCAACTTAATATTGTCATAACTTCCTTTTACGATCGCCACTTCCTTACCTAACTGTTCAACGAGAGAGGCGTCATCTGTTCCATAGTATCCACGTTCTCTCGCCTCTTGATGCGCTTTATGAATCAAAGGATAAGAAAATGCTTGAGGGGTCTGCGCAGCCCATAACGTTTTCCGATCCAGCGTCGTCAAATGGTTTCCCTGCTTCTGCTTGATGGTATCCGTCACCGGAACCGCTAGTAATGCAGCTTGCTTTTCGCTCGTACATTCAGCTAGTTCATGGAGCCGATCCGCTTTGACAAAAGGACGAGCACCGTCGTGAATGAACACAGGAAGCTCTGTATGCCGAATAGCCTTGAGTCCCTCAAAAACGCTGTCCTGCCGTTCTGCACCACCATCAACAAGCCGAACATCTTTATTTATGGGAGAAGAAGCAAGAAGGGCTTCCATTTCCGATCGCTCACGCTCATTGGTCACTAAGACAATTTCTTCACACCAATCATCAGCGTCAAAGACCGATAAAGTATGCAGGATCAATGGCTGCTGATCAATCAATAGAAATTGCTTATTCCTTCCGGCGAGCATCCGCTTTCCCTGCCCAGCCGCAAGTATAATCGCTGTGTATTTTATCATAATATCCATCCTATATTGATTTATACCGTCATTCACGCTCATTAAAACAACAAAAGCGATAACACACAGGTTATCACTTTTGTCATTCTCTCTATTTGTTTATACCGTTTTTATAAGGCTTTTTCAAGTGATTTCGGCTTAGCGAAAATCATGCGGCCCGCTGATGTTTGAAGGACACTAGTAACAACTACATCGATTGTCTTTCCAATATAGTCTTTTCCTTCTTCCACAACAATCATCGTACCGTCATCTAAATAAGCAACACCTTGATTATGTTCCTTACCATCCTTGATGACTTGAATTTTCATTTCTTCTCCTGGAAGAACGACAGGTTTAACCGCATTCGCCAAGTCATTAATATTTAAGACTTGTACATTCTGAAACTCACAAACTTTATTCAAATTAAAATCATTCGTTACAACAATGCCGTCCATTACTTTAGCGAGTTTAACTAGCTTACTGTCCACTTCCTGAATATCCTCAAAGTCTCCTTCATAAATCTCCACATTTACAGGGAGATCCTTCTGCAGACGATTAAGAATATCCAGCCCCCGACGGCCACGGTTCCGCTTCAGTCCATCAGAGGAATCTGCAATATGTTGAAGCTCCTCCAATACAAACTGCGGTATAACAATTGTACCTTCTAAAAAGTGCGTCTCACAGATGTCTGCAATTCGCCCATCAATAATGACACTCGTATCCAGAATTTTCTCTTTAGGAATAAGAGAGGCATCCACTTTTGCTGAATCTTGCGAATTGGATGGTTCACCCTCATGGCTTTTATCTTTTTTAGATAGAAGACTTAGGAATTCATCTTTTCGCTTGAAACCTACCTGGAAACCTAAATAGCCAAGTAAAATCGTTAAGAATATCGGTACTACTTGGTTAACGACTTGAATCTGAATATCTTGTACAAATACATTAATCAGATAAGCGACAATCAGACCGACAATTAAACCGATACTGCCAAAAAGCAAATCAGCTACTGGTGCCCGGACCAGAGAATCTTCCACCCATCTGATGAAATCGACAATATAATCCACGACCCAAAAAGTTAATAAAAATAAAATAAGTGCTCCTAGTACGGCTCCTAGAACAGATTGTATCCAATTCTGCCAAGACAGCCCCATGGTTGTAAACAGTTCTGGAAAATAGAGGTAACCGATTGTTCCACCGGTTATTACAATAAATAACTGTACAATTCGTTTAAGCACTTGTATTCACCTCCTCACTCACAGTATGACCAAACCCTACAACCATTAATCGTATAAAAAAGGAATGATGGATATAAAAATAGCACAATTCCCAAAATAAGTCAATCAGTAAAACAAATATCATATCATATATATGGTAAATAAGTCAATTCTATTAAATATGACGATCTACGAACAGTTGTTCCTGAATACGTTCTAAACCATCTCGGATTTTCGAAGCTCTGATCTCTCCAACTCCATCTACTTCTACAAGTTCCTTGGTAGAAGCCTGGATCATGTCATCCAAAGTTCCGAACCGCTCTACCAAATGCTCAATAATTAAAGGAGGCAGGCGAGGAATCCGGCTTAGAATGCGATAACCTCTCGGGTGGATCGGATCGGCCATTTTTGTATTTGGAGAAAAACCTAATAACTTCAATATTTGTTCGTCTGACAATAGCTCCGTATTTGCGACTTCCTGCATTTTTCTCAAAATATAATAAGGTTCGTAATCCGGGCGTTTACTGTAATCTTTAAGCAGCAGCGCTGCTTCTTCTTCAATGTTGGAAACAAGCTCTGTCATTTGAAGTTGAATTAATCGCCCCTCTGTACCTAATTCATTGACGTAATTAATGATTTCCGTTTTTGTACGAAGTACCATTTCGACTCTATGAACGACCTGGATAACCTCAGAAAATGAAACCATATTTTCAAATTCCATAGCACCTAGATTCGTTATACTTTGGTCGAGTACATTTTTATATTTTTCAAGCGTCTGAATCGCTTGGTTCGCTTTTGTCAAAATAACACCAATATCTTTTAAGGAATATCTCAAGGAGCCTTTATAGAGCGTAATCACATTTCTTCTTTGAGAAATAGCAATAACCAGGGCACCTGTCTGCTTCGCCACACGTTCTGCCGTCCGGTGTCTCATACCAGTTTCCGTTGAATAGATATGAGGATCCGGCATAAGCTGTGCATTCGCAAAAAGAATTTTGGAACCCTCGTCACTCAAAATAAGGGC
It contains:
- a CDS encoding bifunctional 2-C-methyl-D-erythritol 4-phosphate cytidylyltransferase/2-C-methyl-D-erythritol 2,4-cyclodiphosphate synthase; this encodes MSVNDGINQYRMDIMIKYTAIILAAGQGKRMLAGRNKQFLLIDQQPLILHTLSVFDADDWCEEIVLVTNERERSEMEALLASSPINKDVRLVDGGAERQDSVFEGLKAIRHTELPVFIHDGARPFVKADRLHELAECTSEKQAALLAVPVTDTIKQKQGNHLTTLDRKTLWAAQTPQAFSYPLIHKAHQEARERGYYGTDDASLVEQLGKEVAIVKGSYDNIKLTTPEDLHKAESYVKNQRERKVEDPSMFRIGQGFDVHQLTEGRKCIIGGVEIPYEKGLLGHSDADVLLHTVADACLGAIGEGDIGKHFPDTDAEFKDADSGKLLQHVWTIVKERGYTLGNMDCTVIAQAPKMAPYIEEIQSNIARLLDVEVGRINVKATTTEKLGFTGRKEGIAAQAVVLLQNNQQS
- the disA gene encoding DNA integrity scanning diadenylate cyclase DisA, whose translation is MEWHEMKDNGIGEILKLVAPGTPLRDGIDNVLRANTGGLIVLGYGDHMRDLVDGGFHIQADFTPAHLYELAKMDGALILSDEGSKILFANAQLMPDPHIYSTETGMRHRTAERVAKQTGALVIAISQRRNVITLYKGSLRYSLKDIGVILTKANQAIQTLEKYKNVLDQSITNLGAMEFENMVSFSEVIQVVHRVEMVLRTKTEIINYVNELGTEGRLIQLQMTELVSNIEEEAALLLKDYSKRPDYEPYYILRKMQEVANTELLSDEQILKLLGFSPNTKMADPIHPRGYRILSRIPRLPPLIIEHLVERFGTLDDMIQASTKELVEVDGVGEIRASKIRDGLERIQEQLFVDRHI
- the gltX gene encoding glutamate--tRNA ligase, whose protein sequence is MSNEVRVRYAPSPTGNLHIGNARTALFNYLYAKNAGGKMVIRIEDTDEKRNVKGGEESQLNYLKWLGVEWEESPNKGGEYGPYRQMERLDIYQKYVDELLERGLAYKCYMTAEELEAEREAQIARGEAPKYSGAHSNLTQEEIEQFEAEGREPSIRIRVPENHTYKFNDIVREDITFESSDFGDWVIVKKNGTPTYNFAVAIDDHLMNITHVLRGEEHISNTPKQMMVYEAFGWEPPKFGHMTLILNENRKKLSKRDEHILQFIEQYKNLGYLPEALFNFITLLGWSPVGEEEIFTQEKLVEIFDAERLSTSPAVFDPAKLKWMNNQYIKAADFDRVVELTLPHLIEAGRLSKDMTEEDKKWAHELISLYQEQLSYGAEIVELTELFFKQEIEYDDEAMNVLEGEQVPEVLETFKKNLQELEEFTPDNIKKQIKAVQKETGHKGKKLFMPIRVATTGQTHGPELPNAIHLLGVETVTVRLDDVLSKLQN
- a CDS encoding PIN/TRAM domain-containing protein, producing the protein MLKRIVQLFIVITGGTIGYLYFPELFTTMGLSWQNWIQSVLGAVLGALILFLLTFWVVDYIVDFIRWVEDSLVRAPVADLLFGSIGLIVGLIVAYLINVFVQDIQIQVVNQVVPIFLTILLGYLGFQVGFKRKDEFLSLLSKKDKSHEGEPSNSQDSAKVDASLIPKEKILDTSVIIDGRIADICETHFLEGTIVIPQFVLEELQHIADSSDGLKRNRGRRGLDILNRLQKDLPVNVEIYEGDFEDIQEVDSKLVKLAKVMDGIVVTNDFNLNKVCEFQNVQVLNINDLANAVKPVVLPGEEMKIQVIKDGKEHNQGVAYLDDGTMIVVEEGKDYIGKTIDVVVTSVLQTSAGRMIFAKPKSLEKAL